The sequence CCATGCATATTTAGCAGCCGAGTTTAATTTGCCTTTTTCTGCAGAGGGAGATGGAAATAATAATCTTAAATGGTTTAACGGTTTAAATGAGGCCTTCTTTTTTTATTCCCCTTTGAGGGTGCTTATAGAAGTAAGCTGTTTGTTTTTGTCCGATTTACACATGCCTTTTGTGGATCTGTCCCAAAATATGGTCTCTACATTCAGCTGTTGGAACACAAATATTGCCACTTGTGCCTTTGGAAAAATGACAGTGATAAACAAGCAgtattcattatttttattatatttgctTTTGAACCTTCTCCAAAAGGTGCAGATACTGTGAATAAAGAGTACATTTATTACAAGTTGGCATACAGTATCCAGTTGTCTGAGATCATtgccaaaaaaaagaaaatatttaaaatgtatgtttgGTATTTGAAAATGAAACGAGCACCCGGCATGACAGCCATATTAGATTTCAATGCTGCATCGACGCTGCACAAATCCACTTCTGGTCTTGATGAGGTAGCTCTCTCACATTTAAGATTTAGTGTTCTATGGTTCTATTATTCTTTATGGTTGTTAGGTCTTGCCTTGAACTGTGTTGGCTTTACGGTGTTCCTGGACACAGCGAGGGGTGCAGAACGAATACTCCAGGTACTGAAATGGGACCTTCTCAAGCAGAGACTCTCCACACGACCAGCACCTCCTGGGCACAAAGACAAACAAAAAAGCACAGCAAATTTAGGtgacatttatatattttttttttttaaaaagcactTTGATTTGAGCATAGAGGCAATCTAGGTCCTCACCAGTGTCTGATATACCAGCCTTAGGAGAAAACTACTCGACATACGTGTTCTAGTACATAACTCAATGAGGGCGCTCTTCTATAGCATGGACACCATACATACAAGCCAAagaaataggaaataacaataAGGCATATTAACAAAGCACCTGTTAGATCAGCCATCATTATTTCCAGTAATGTAAATGTAGAAGCCCCTGCTAAATCAATTAGAGGATGGCTCTAGCGGACTCACTTGACATTGGAGACTCCTGAGGCAGCTACTTGCTCTGCTAACCTCTTCTCAGCTGCCAGAGCTCTCTACAACCAAGGAGAAAACCGTTAACACCTCGAGAGGTTTAATCATACCATGAACATCAGTGATAAACTGAGAATAACTCACCTTTTCCCGATCAGTCAGAGATGCAAACCTCTTCTTTTCCTCCGCCTCCAACTCTTGTTTCCTCTTTTCTTCCTTCTGCCCTTTTTCTCGCTGTTTTTTTATCGCGTTTTGTGCCTTTTTCTTTTCTGCCTTTTTGGATTCAATCTCTGCTGTAAGCGGCCCAGGGACCTTGAGGTGTGCAAGTGTTAAAAACAAGTGCTCTTTTATTTGAAATGGGGTACATGTATAAAGGTTAGCGTGGTACTTTCTTACCTGTGCCTTGCTGTAGTCATATTTGTCAGGATTCTCACCCATGTATTTGCGAAAGACATTCCTTGTGTCTTTGTCAGTGGCGACAATATAAGGGGGCTGCCCTTTGTTGTCTCTGTAAAGGAATATTGCAGAAATTATGTTATCACTTTCGCAAATGATAACACTAAGATTGTACCTTTACTGtaattatattatttaatatacCTGCAAGCTGGGTCTGCCCCTGCGTCCAGGAGCAGCCGGACCACCGCCTTCTGGGCAGCTGCTGAGGCCACATGCAGCAAAGTGAACCCCGAGGAGTCGAGGGGCTTATTAAGGAGCGTTAGAGGACTTTGCACATCAAGAGGGTTGTTCTCCTGCTGCTCTTGACTCTCTGACGTTTCTCCAGGTAGCTGAAGGAGTCTACATAGAGCGTCTACATCCCCCACCTTACAGGCTGTAAACACTTCGTCCCTCAGGCCATACTCCGAGGAATCATCAGCATTTTCTACAGACACAGAGAGATAAATAATACCTTTCTCAAACTTTACAGCTGTGGCAGGTTGTACGATTGAGGAACAGGTGCAACATGATAAACAATAGTATTTAGGAGTACATATTTACCTTCCAGTTGTTTTGTACTCTTTgctttcctcttcctcttgttCTTTGATTGCGTCTCTTGAGGGGTGTCTTCGACTGGTGTATCCTCTGGGACTTCCTCTGGAACTTCCTCATCTGCCTCTATGTTACTTAATTCTGTCAAACATGGAGTTGAAATGTCATAAACCTTGCGGAATGTGATGTGAAGTATTCCTCAGGTTTCTAAAGCAGCTACATCCATCTATGTGACATTACACTGGAGCAGACCTACCCTCAATAGGCAGCTTGGGTTCCTCCTttttcctcctccttctcctcctgtgCCTGGAGGGACAGATTTCATACTCTCTAAGGTCCAGAGTTCCTATGGTCTGCTCCACCATCTCCAGCAGGATCTCTccaccctcttcttcatcagagcTATCATGGTTTTCTTCCGCTAATGCCAAGAATAAAGTTGAACAGAAAGTAAATCTCAAATCATTATTGTAGGGGTATTTGTGCCATGGTATTTTGTATATAGTCCAATAGAGTGCAGGCCCACATTGTACATGCTTACCTTTCTCTGGACCTTTATCTATTTGTGCAGTTCGTTTGAGGGATTTCTTCCAGGCCTTCTTAGAAGGACTGTAGACTGCAGTCATGTCTGTGTCTTTTGCTGCAACAAGATATTTAGCAAACAGTATTGATTATACCCTGTCTGTATGAGAATTAGTAGATAACATGTCATTATTCCAGAGATATAATTCAGCTTACCGTAAATATGGACAGTTGAAAGCACATCATGTACCCTCTGTGCCTCTCGAAAGGTTGCCCTGCGTGTGGGAAAGGGGAGGGTGTGGATCCTGCGATCTTTTTTGTCCAGCGGAGCAGCACGGCCTCCGAAAAAGGCGCTTTTATTGTAGCTGGGTGCTCTTACAAATATGGCAGAAGCCTCCTTTAGGTGTTCAGCCCAACAGACCAGAAGATCCTGTATCTCCTGCGAAAGGTTATACAAAACATTAGCGTGTGCACATGAAAAACTTGATCCCGCACATTTTAATTGTGTGTGCAGAAAAAAACTCAAGAATGGACTAAGCCAACATATTTCACTTTAAAACATTAGATTTGTTATCATTTATAAAACGCTCTAATGGAAACATTGACAAATAATAAATGGAACCGTACATGTAACAGCAGAATTGTTGTTATCCATTTTTGGGAATTATCCTACACTAAGTATTTGATCACTTTAAACGTACCTTTGAGAGTAAGGAAACTTTATAAAAATTCTTATTCAGAATAAGCAGCGCCAATGCTATATAAATGTGGCTCACAAAAGTAAGCACAGTTGTCAGGAGGATGGCTACCCTCACCAGAACTGTATTGGTTCTTTagctaaatgtatgtttttcagCAGAAAGCACCATCAGTTTCATGGATGATCATTATAAGCCATGTGACATACAGCACAGTAACATCAGCTGTTGGTGAAATATTTGTCTCTTATTTTTTACTATAATCTTACCTTGACTAGCGCCGCCTCATTGTATCGCCTCAGAGCAGCTCCTGCAGATTTGGGCGTGTGGCTGCGGTTCTGAGAGTCTCTGAGTCCCTGAGCCGTGCCTCGCTTCGCTCTCACTGTGTATCGGTGGAAAGTCTTGTGCTCAAGGACTTCTTTtctgtacaaataaatacattgtgTTGGGCTAATGCTTACAGATTTCCTTTTCATTCCAACCCTGGTgtgtaatctcaggtgctgaaagcaaacaaaacaaaaaaaactgtcCACTCACCCTTGGAATACAGCACCAGCAAAGTGGCCTCCACCTGTCATGAGAATTACCCACACAGTGTTCTTACTTATGGCCTTCAGGAAGATCGCTGCATCTAGCTCATCATTTGACTGAAATATTTAGACAGAACatgaattaaaataaaaaatcaagtcTCTTAATACACATCACAAACCGTACGGTACTTAGTGTACCTGCTGCTCACCTTTCCCTTCAGAATGCAGCGGTACACTGATAGATATTGTTCGGCTGAGTTCTGGAAAAACACCTTGCTGGAGTGCCGGCCATTAAACAAACTGGTTTCAACTGAGCTCTCATTATCTGTGCCAGTGACGTTGCTGCTCGTTCCCCCACTCTCACTATCCGAGTCGTCTTCATCTGAATCGGACTCTGAGCCTGAGATACTTGACATGTCTCCTGTAAAGCAAGAACGGAAAATCAAACAATTGTAACAAACAATACAAGAAACCATCGCTTTGGACTTTGGTTTTACGGACTTTGGTTTTCTTACCAGCTCCGGTCTTCCTCTCAAACTCCTCAGCTGTTACAGGCGGCATTCCTGAAATCTTTAGTCTCAAGTTGAAGCGATGCCAGTCAAGCTTGTAGTGCTCAGTCtgtttagaagaaaaaaaaacatgttttactcAAATGATAACCCATACTCCAGTGCAGTATTTAGTACATTAACAGATCATTATTTAAGTGGTAGAAAGCCTCAATAGACAAGAGTTTGTAGTTGTCTGTTACCTGTTCCTCACGACTGATAAAAAGGCACTTGCAGGCTGAGCAGACCATCTTATCTGACACTTCTCTAACCAGACTGGACTCCCGCTGTCTGTCATCCTCTGGGGATCTGTCTTCCAACTcttgagagaaaaaaaaacaaagttAGGTatcaaaacaaacagaaaactaAGGTATTTTACTTGTTTTTACAACAGAAACCACAGCAACAGTTCACACATACTGTCTGAGACTGGATCAGTGTTGACAGCCTGCTTCAGGATGGGGTTCACTTCTCTCAGCCCAATGAAAGCCTCATCCTCTGGGCTCAAGTGAAAGATGGAGTGATGCTCGTAACTCGTCgtcattgttgtttttaaaaaatcacATCACCTGCAAAGttagaaaaataaaaacagataaACATTGTCCATTTATCctcaataattaactgtattaaccTGTTGTTATGAGCTTAGTTAAGCTCTGACAACATTACTGTAATAACCTGGCGTACAAAAAACAGTTTGATTATATCCTGAAAGCTAACGTTATCTTAGCTGATGTAACTGTGACCATCTGCTCTTTGAACCACACGTGTAGTGACTAATAGTAGCCATTATCTTCATTTAACGATGTCTACGTTCTTCTACTAGTTATAATAGTGTGTTACAACTAGTGGAAGTTTCAATTAACTCACTTAAAAATAGCAAACACTTACCATAAAAGGGTGTCACGGAGAGCAGCGCTAACGATGTGTTGCCTTGCATTTCCTCATGACATATCTACGGAAGCCCGAGAGCGTCAAAACCGCAAACGAGAAGGCGTCCACAGAGCAAAGGTTGAAAACTCACTTATTGTCCCAACAGTCTGTGGTGAAATACAAATACGTTCACTTAATAACTTTGTACAGAAAAATATTATATTCACTTTATATTTTTTGaagaacatttaaatgtttctcCTTTAAATGTTGCTTTGCATATTTAtttacaaaatataaatcaactaagaagatataattaattatatatatatatatatatatgtgtggcCATGTATAGATTACATTGTGTATTGTACTCACTTGTATATTTGTGTCTGTATTTATTGGGAGGTTTCTGATACACCAGCCAACACTGGCTTTTTAAACTAATACATCTTCTTTATTTTTGACATATTCTACTGCTGAATGAAGTATTTTGACGGTGGGAGGAAAAGGTACACATTTATTAAATAGGAGCGTTTGTGAGACAATATTAGAACAGAGACTTTATTAGGTGCaacaacaaatatatacaacaattctaaatatcaaatgcaataaaaaaaatAGGCCTGTAATCTGTAAACATTATAATTTTGATTCACTTGGATTTCCTTTGGTTTCTCTTTGATCTGGTGGTTGGAGTTTGAATCAAAGCTTGTGCTGTGGTAAAGGAAAGATAGAATATTATAAACTACTGTTATTAAATACAAGTTAACCAGATTGTAGACACTCTCCATTCTCTCCTTACCAGCCATATTACGAGCTTTTGCCTCTGCCAGACGCTCTTTCACCTCCAGGATTTCAGCAGCGAGGCTTTTTGCCTTGTTTGTGATGCGCTCGCTCCTTTCCTGCAAATCATTCCTTTGATTTTTGAAAGATAATAAATATAGTCAAATCATTCTGTTATAGGTCATCAATTTAGGTTTATCCAAAGTTGCTCTGCCTATGCTCATAGAACAACACATTACCTGTCTGCAGAGGCTTGACCATTCAGTTGTTCAGAAAGGTGCTTTTCGTCTTGCAGCAGATGACCAAATGTCACCAATGCATCAACAACTTCATGTTTTTCAACCATCAAAACCGCTCTCTTCTTCATTTCTCTCTTGCTGCAAATCAGAACAAGACTCATTAAGCAAATATAAACACACAATCAATAATGTATAGTAGTATGTAATGTAGTGTTGATTCATCCTTTAATAAAACTACAAGCTGTTGTGTAGCAGGTATGGATATTTAAGAGCAATTCAGGTTGATTGTGTACAAATAAATTAGTGTCCCTTTCCTTAAAAAACACATTGAATACACCTTGTTCGTGGCAGACATTGTGACACTGTCAAAGCAGTAATAGAATAGCTATGATAAAAACCATACTTTTTGGACAATTACTCAAACCAAGCTATTATTAATTTAAGCAGTTTGTTTCCCTTCTGCCTTTTCTGCAATGAGTCAAAATGTTCCTGTGAAAAAAGTGTAATTGACAGGTTGCTGTGTCTTTACATTTGGTAAGCATATTGCATACTATGAGTGCATAATTACCAGAGATGGAAAATAAAGATATTACACTCAATTAACACAAATCATCTTTATAAAGTAAGTTAAGGGCTTGCCCTTGACTTAACTTTCCTGAAAACCACTTGCCGTTTCAATTATAATGCATttgatttttaaataaaatataaccATGATGATGAAATGTTTTCTTGTGTGAAGTTGTTGCTAACTTGGTAAAAACAAAATGGGCATATCAAAATAGTGAGAGAAAAAACACTGAGTGACGTATCCTACAACGTCACAGGGAGGCCTCAGGTGGACAAACGGTTTAATCCTGGGAGACTAATTTAAACTTCAACAAACTAACGTAAAATACTTGGTCAAAAGTAACGTCAGGCCTACCAGTGAATTATGTCTTCCTCGGCACGCAGTCTTTTCTGCTGGACATCCACCAGTTTGCGTTTGTTTTCTTGGATGGCATGCTGTAGCTCTCTGGTCTGCCGCTCCTGCAATTCAACGAGAAGTCACTTACAACGGTAACATACTATTTATCCAACGTCAATACTATCATTTAGGCAAGTTGTCAAAGCAGTTTCTTTATATAATGCCATTATTCTTTGAGATGTGCAACTTTAGTATAACGTATTTCGATGTAGCCTACGACATCAGACCTTGCTAATCAAGCTAACTTTAACTAATtaagctagctaacgttagcttcaaTTTACCCTTGAATTTCCATTTTGCGACATAAGGGAAGGTTTAGAAAAAGCGGTCATGGTATGTGTAAGAGCAGAAGTAAAAGCCCAATTCCAAAACACTCCCACTACGTGACGAAGTGAACACCGTCTGTAGTCACACCTGAAGTTAaacagccgcgttcacactgcggtacttttcccacaaaggttcatgcgaacttagtgatcgcgttcacaccaaaaagagccggtactaaaagtagttcatgcgaacctttttaccccctcgaaagtccctgctagaaagcagggactttcgagagaaaagagctatattcctgattggctgggcgaattgcaaaccacgccccgtaaaactcccaaaaagtttggtgaagccgccattttattatcctcgcattagcattattagcattagcccagcgcagaaacgcagagagactaacttatggcaacacaaaataaaacatgggagcggtggagatgaggaggtgtcggcgttctggcgatttactcggaaggcttcagtagaagctgctgggagtcccagcagcttctactgaagccagtccccaactccgacttccggccggggactttgggcggcagtatacgccgtgaagtgggttgcggcctgccagtaaacccaaagcagaagaagaagaagtgacgtcagcggcttcatttgcctaatccacccccagggactttttctggtgtgaacgcgatctgtacttagttcatgcgaactaaagagttcgcatgaactaagttcgcatgaacctttgtgggaaaagtaccgcagtgtgaacgcggctgtcACTTCTTTCGGGTGGAGGGTGAAAgcgcagcaagctttgggacgaacTACCCTCTCTCCAGTAGAAACAGGGAATGCCTTAAAAGTTGTTTGAAATCAGCCTCTCCTGgacaaaaaataacaaaaataaaactcAAAAATCTTTGGTGGTCAGTTTACAGTCCCTGTACACATACAACACTCTATAAGACACGAGTATATGCTCCGTAAAGAAAATACGAgttggaccggtcacccgctccactcagtgtaatctgtctggcaggcgcaatgaagtgtcagcgcattttatcaatcataactcgctgaatacaaaactgattttcacggggggggggggtttctgcaaacgtc is a genomic window of Pseudochaenichthys georgianus chromosome 21, fPseGeo1.2, whole genome shotgun sequence containing:
- the ankzf1 gene encoding tRNA endonuclease ANKZF1, with the translated sequence MTTSYEHHSIFHLSPEDEAFIGLREVNPILKQAVNTDPVSDKLEDRSPEDDRQRESSLVREVSDKMVCSACKCLFISREEQTEHYKLDWHRFNLRLKISGMPPVTAEEFERKTGAGDMSSISGSESDSDEDDSDSESGGTSSNVTGTDNESSVETSLFNGRHSSKVFFQNSAEQYLSVYRCILKGKSNDELDAAIFLKAISKNTVWVILMTGGGHFAGAVFQGKEVLEHKTFHRYTVRAKRGTAQGLRDSQNRSHTPKSAGAALRRYNEAALVKEIQDLLVCWAEHLKEASAIFVRAPSYNKSAFFGGRAAPLDKKDRRIHTLPFPTRRATFREAQRVHDVLSTVHIYAKDTDMTAVYSPSKKAWKKSLKRTAQIDKGPEKAEENHDSSDEEEGGEILLEMVEQTIGTLDLREYEICPSRHRRRRRRKKEEPKLPIEELSNIEADEEVPEEVPEDTPVEDTPQETQSKNKRKRKAKSTKQLEENADDSSEYGLRDEVFTACKVGDVDALCRLLQLPGETSESQEQQENNPLDVQSPLTLLNKPLDSSGFTLLHVASAAAQKAVVRLLLDAGADPACRDNKGQPPYIVATDKDTRNVFRKYMGENPDKYDYSKAQVPGPLTAEIESKKAEKKKAQNAIKKQREKGQKEEKRKQELEAEEKKRFASLTDREKRALAAEKRLAEQVAASGVSNVKRCWSCGESLLEKVPFQYLEYSFCTPRCVQEHRKANTVQGKT
- the LOC139435941 gene encoding uncharacterized protein, which produces MTAFSKPSLMSQNGNSRERQTRELQHAIQENKRKLVDVQQKRLRAEEDIIHCKREMKKRAVLMVEKHEVVDALVTFGHLLQDEKHLSEQLNGQASADRNDLQERSERITNKAKSLAAEILEVKERLAEAKARNMAAQALIQTPTTRSKRNQRKSK